One Legionellales bacterium genomic window, AGCGCTCTTACAATATTTTAAAACATTAAAACCCGAGGCTGTATTTTTGCTGAATGGATTTTCATTTGGTTCTTATGTGGCATATCGTGCGAGTAGTTTATATGCCAAAGAATTTCCTATAAAACATTTAATTACCGTTGCCCCAGCCGTGGAACACTTTGATTTTAAAACCTTGCCGGTGGTTGAATGCCCTTGGTTATTAATCCAAGGCGAAGCTGATGAGGTCGTCGACCCTAAGAGCGTATTTAATTGGGTGGAGGAATTAACGGTAAAACCTCGTGTGATTCGTTTCCCCAATGTAGGCCATTTTTTTCATGGTGAATTAGTAAAATTACGCAGTATGATTTTACATTATTTTGCCGCAGGCCATTGGCTTTAATTAATTATTTATTTTCCCCATAAACAAAAATAAAGCATCTAGCGCAAGACTTGCTATAATAAGCGCTATTTAAATTCGAGGATAGCCTTATGCTGCTGAACGATATTCCCAAAAATAATGATGAATTGCGTTTATTAATGGATAAACTATATCGCCAGGATGAGGATACTTGTGTTAAAGCTCTCCTTGAACAACCCACGTTAAATGATCATCAACTCTACACCACAGAACAACGCGCGTTAAAATTAATTGCAGGTGTGCGTGCTCGTCGTAAAAAGCAAGGCGGACTGGATGCCTTTTTAATGGAATATGATTTATCCAGCGAAGAAGGTGTGGCACTTATGTGTTTAGCGGAAGCCTTGTTACGCATTCCCGATACGGAAACAATTAATAAATTAATTGTCGATAAAATCGCGCAAGGTAAATGGGAAGAACATCAAGGCGAAAGTGAATCCATTTTTGTGAATGCCATGACCTGGGGCTTAATGTTAACCGGAAAAATGTTATCAACGCAAAAAACCTCACCTAGTCATTTATTTGGATCGTTACGTCAATTAATTACGCGTTCAGGGATGCCCGCAATTCGTTTAGCGATTAATCGTATGATGAAAATCATGAGTCAACAATTTGTGATGGGGCAAACCATAGAGTCTGCGATTAAACGTGCTAAAACTAATGAAGCAATGGGGTATCGTTATTCTTACGATATGTTAGGAGAAGCTGCACGTACCCAGGCTGATGCAGAGCGATATTTTCAAGCCTATCAACAAGCGATTGAAAAAATTGCGCGGGTGGCAAATTCTTCCGACCCGCGAGAAAATCCTGGAATTTCCATTAAATTATCAGCATTGCATCCCCGTTATGAAGCTACCCAATATCAACGGGTTTTAAAAGAATTAACCCCCAAAGTATTAATGCTCGCGCAACTGGCGGCAAAAGCCAATATTAACTTAACCGTCGATGCCGAAGAGGCCGATCGTCTCGATTTATCGTTAGATATTATTGAAAAAATTGTTTTAGATCCCAGTTTAAAACATTGGCAAGGTTTTGGGTTAGCGGTGCAATCCTATCAAAAACGCGCGCCATATGTTTTAGATTGGTTAATTCAATTAGCTCAGCGTGCGCAAAAACGTTTAATGATCCGTTTGATCAAAGGCGCTTATTGGGATAGCGAAATTAAACGTGCGCAAGTGGGTGGGTTTGCAGGCTATCCGGTTTTTACCCGTAAAATTGCCACTGATGTTTCTTTTTTAGTGTGTGCGAAAAAAATATTAAATCATACGGACGTTATTTTTCCGCAATTTGCTACGCATAATGCCTATAGTTTATCGGCTATTTTAGCCATGGCTGGAAAGTATCGTGATTTTGAATTCCAATGTTTGCATGGTATGGGGCAACCTCTTTACGATCAAGTTGTTGGGCGCGAGCAAGAAAATATTCCGTGTCGGATTTACGCACCGGTAGGAGGTTATCAAGATCTTTTAGCGTATTTAGTTCGTCGGTTATTAGAAAATGGTGCGAATACTTCTTTTGTGAATCGGATTGTTGATGAAAATTCACCTCTTCAATCGTTAATAGCATCGCCCGTTAAACAATTAGAATTAATGACCCATAAAGCACATCCCCGTATTCCTCTCCCTCGTCATTTATTTGGAAACGAACGACTCAATTCACGCGGTTTTGATAGCAGTAATCGATCGGAATTATATTCTTTACAACAAAAATTAACTGATTTTACAGAAAAAAAATGGCAGGCAGAATCTTTTATTTATCAGCAACGCGCGCCAGGGGAAAAATTTCCCGTTTACTCACCTTTTCAATTAGATTCTTGTTTAGGTGAAGTGAGCTTTTCACAAAAATTTGAAATTGATGGCGCGTTTCTAGAAGCTAAAAAGGCATTTGATCATTGGTCACACACGCCAGTGAGTGAACGTGTCGGATATTTACACACATTAGCAAATTTGCTCGAAGAACATCTGCCAGAATTACTTGCGCTGACTATTCGTGAAGCGGGAAAAACTTTGGCAGATGGCATCAGCGAAGTGCGTGAAGCCATCGATTTTTGTCGTTATTATGGATCAGAAGCGGAAAAACAATTAAGTCAACCACGTCTCATGCCAGGTCCCACCGGTGAATTTAATGCGTTAAGTTTGCAGGGTCGTGGAATTATTGTTTGTATCAGTCCTTGGAATTTTCCGTTAGCAATTTTCTTAGGACAAATTACCGCAGCTTTAGTCACAGGAAATTGTGTGATTGCCAAACCCGCTGAGCAAACGTCGCTAATTGCTTATCGTGCCGTGCAACTGGCCTATGAAGCGGGTATTCCAAAAAATGTTTTGCAATTACTATTAGGTGACGGTGAAACGATTGGCCACGAATTAATTGCTCATCCCGATGTCAGTGGGGCGATGTTTACGGGTTCGACCCAAGTTGCCAAAGCCATTAATTTAACCCTCGCTAAAAAACCCGGAGCAATCGTACCATTTATTGCAGAAACCGGCGGACAGAATGTGATGATTGCCGATTCCACGGCATTGCCAGAACAATTAGTGATGGATGTCATTACTTCTGCGTTTATCAGTGCGGGGCAGCGTTGTTCGGCATTACGCGTGCTTTATTTACAACAAGAAATTGCGGATAAAGTGATTCATATGCTACAAGGTGCTATGGCCGAATTGGTGGTGGGAGATCCCAGTTTTTACCGCACCGACATTGGACCCGTTATTGATAAAGCGGCCTTGAATAATTTGCAAAATCATTTGGCTAATATACAACAACACGCTAAATTAATTTATCAAACGCCATTGCATCGCGAGTTAACGGCGGGTTATTTTTTTGCACCCACTATCGTTGAAATTAATTCAATTAGCGAATTAACCCACGAAGTTTTTGGCCCCTTTTTACATATCATCCGTTTTGATCATCGCAATTTAGATAATATTATTGCTGAAATTAATCAAACCGGTTTTGGATTAACGTTTGGTGTGCAGAGCCGAATTTATCATGCGGTAAATTATCTGAGTCAGCGTGTCCACGCCGGAAATTGTTATGTGAATCGTAATATGATCGGTGCTGTGGTGGGCGTACAAGCTTTTGGTGGTGAAGGTTTATCGGGCACAGGCCCTAAAGCCGGTGGACCACATTATTTGTCCCGCTTGTGTGTAGAACGCATGCTG contains:
- a CDS encoding alpha/beta hydrolase; protein product: MLDLNSAGESIHLIEGAVGKLEIALTVPAEIKYPELAIICHPHPLFEGTMTNKVVHTLAKTFRDLGCIAVRFNFRGVGNSEGLYGEGIGETEDLLALLQYFKTLKPEAVFLLNGFSFGSYVAYRASSLYAKEFPIKHLITVAPAVEHFDFKTLPVVECPWLLIQGEADEVVDPKSVFNWVEELTVKPRVIRFPNVGHFFHGELVKLRSMILHYFAAGHWL
- the putA gene encoding bifunctional proline dehydrogenase/L-glutamate gamma-semialdehyde dehydrogenase PutA, which codes for MLLNDIPKNNDELRLLMDKLYRQDEDTCVKALLEQPTLNDHQLYTTEQRALKLIAGVRARRKKQGGLDAFLMEYDLSSEEGVALMCLAEALLRIPDTETINKLIVDKIAQGKWEEHQGESESIFVNAMTWGLMLTGKMLSTQKTSPSHLFGSLRQLITRSGMPAIRLAINRMMKIMSQQFVMGQTIESAIKRAKTNEAMGYRYSYDMLGEAARTQADAERYFQAYQQAIEKIARVANSSDPRENPGISIKLSALHPRYEATQYQRVLKELTPKVLMLAQLAAKANINLTVDAEEADRLDLSLDIIEKIVLDPSLKHWQGFGLAVQSYQKRAPYVLDWLIQLAQRAQKRLMIRLIKGAYWDSEIKRAQVGGFAGYPVFTRKIATDVSFLVCAKKILNHTDVIFPQFATHNAYSLSAILAMAGKYRDFEFQCLHGMGQPLYDQVVGREQENIPCRIYAPVGGYQDLLAYLVRRLLENGANTSFVNRIVDENSPLQSLIASPVKQLELMTHKAHPRIPLPRHLFGNERLNSRGFDSSNRSELYSLQQKLTDFTEKKWQAESFIYQQRAPGEKFPVYSPFQLDSCLGEVSFSQKFEIDGAFLEAKKAFDHWSHTPVSERVGYLHTLANLLEEHLPELLALTIREAGKTLADGISEVREAIDFCRYYGSEAEKQLSQPRLMPGPTGEFNALSLQGRGIIVCISPWNFPLAIFLGQITAALVTGNCVIAKPAEQTSLIAYRAVQLAYEAGIPKNVLQLLLGDGETIGHELIAHPDVSGAMFTGSTQVAKAINLTLAKKPGAIVPFIAETGGQNVMIADSTALPEQLVMDVITSAFISAGQRCSALRVLYLQQEIADKVIHMLQGAMAELVVGDPSFYRTDIGPVIDKAALNNLQNHLANIQQHAKLIYQTPLHRELTAGYFFAPTIVEINSISELTHEVFGPFLHIIRFDHRNLDNIIAEINQTGFGLTFGVQSRIYHAVNYLSQRVHAGNCYVNRNMIGAVVGVQAFGGEGLSGTGPKAGGPHYLSRLCVERMLTIDTTASGGNASLLSLGDED